From the genome of candidate division KSB1 bacterium, one region includes:
- a CDS encoding IPT/TIG domain-containing protein, translating into MDARYSRLFAVLAMGVVTVLLVGCEAEYPESLYNPNFQGRPTPVITSIIPPDSALAGIGQIIIKGENFSPVMEENFVYFGKTQAELVSASATELRVKTPNVTGDSLNVKVAVHGALLFSNVVKYKLLTAIWDWGAFLAADDPWGITCDADENLYVDLTTRNIDRVTSDNLRSTYGTVPFVKGTGMKMGPGGYLYVARTTTALYRIPPGGGAAVKWVDAPGKVYDFDFAPSKSMYAGGDGDFLYLIKPDGTGSKVANYRKVYMRAVRVFDGYVYVGGRDSTGQQHIWRNQILADDQVGPTEVYFAWSAKVDPTSQVYALTFAQDGDMYVGTDHAAGIMIVHRDGSFEPLYEGLLKPYVYSLAWGTSSYLYANQRNDTDPAKKRMLKINVLKQSAPYYGRE; encoded by the coding sequence ATGGATGCGAGATACTCCAGGCTCTTTGCAGTGCTGGCGATGGGAGTGGTGACGGTGCTGCTCGTGGGGTGCGAGGCGGAATACCCGGAGAGCCTCTACAACCCCAACTTCCAGGGCAGGCCGACGCCGGTCATCACCAGCATCATCCCCCCCGATAGCGCCTTGGCAGGCATCGGGCAGATCATCATCAAGGGGGAGAATTTCTCTCCGGTGATGGAGGAGAATTTCGTCTACTTTGGCAAGACGCAGGCAGAGCTGGTCTCGGCGAGTGCCACGGAGTTGCGGGTCAAGACGCCGAACGTGACCGGCGACTCGCTCAACGTCAAGGTGGCGGTGCATGGCGCCCTCCTTTTTAGCAACGTGGTTAAGTACAAGCTGCTGACCGCCATCTGGGATTGGGGTGCCTTCTTAGCCGCCGATGACCCCTGGGGCATCACCTGCGATGCCGACGAGAACCTGTATGTCGACCTCACTACGAGGAACATCGACAGGGTGACCAGCGACAACCTCCGCTCGACCTATGGCACGGTGCCATTTGTCAAGGGCACCGGTATGAAGATGGGGCCAGGCGGCTATCTGTACGTGGCACGGACGACCACGGCTCTCTATCGCATCCCCCCGGGCGGTGGCGCTGCGGTAAAGTGGGTAGACGCGCCGGGCAAGGTCTACGACTTTGACTTTGCCCCCTCCAAGTCGATGTATGCCGGCGGCGATGGCGACTTCTTGTACCTCATCAAGCCGGACGGCACCGGCAGCAAGGTGGCCAACTACCGCAAGGTGTACATGCGGGCCGTGCGCGTGTTCGACGGATATGTGTACGTGGGCGGCAGGGATTCCACAGGCCAGCAGCACATCTGGCGCAACCAGATCCTCGCCGACGACCAGGTCGGCCCGACGGAAGTTTACTTTGCCTGGAGCGCGAAGGTCGATCCCACTTCGCAGGTCTATGCCTTGACCTTTGCCCAGGACGGCGACATGTACGTGGGCACCGACCATGCTGCCGGCATCATGATTGTCCATCGCGATGGCTCCTTCGAGCCACTGTACGAGGGCCTGCTTAAGCCGTACGTCTATTCGCTGGCTTGGGGGACGAGTTCTTACCTCTACGCCAATCAACGGAACGACACCGACCCAGCCAAAAAGAGGATGTTGAAGATCAACGTACTGAAGCAGAGCGCCCCGTACTACGGGCGTGAGTAG
- a CDS encoding TonB-dependent receptor, with product MKTRALLLLVAVGMGAGLAYGGTTGKIAGRVVDAESGAPLPGVNVILAGTRIGAATDANGYYVILNVPPGTYSLQASMIGYAKVTMTNVVVNVDLTTTVDFKLKVEVLTMEQVVVEAERPIVPKDVSASQVNVESRVIASLPVQELAQVVGLQAGIRGLVIRGGAARQAAVLMDGLSLNDERSNTPYTTVPLSAVKEVQIQTGGFNAEYGNLRSGIINVITREADRRRYSGTISALYRPAGPKHFGPSIYDPNTYFTRPYLDPAVCWTGTASGGWDSYTQRQYPSFPGWIAVADATLQDSDPTNDLTPEGAQRLWKWQHRRQGDITKPDYVVDFSFGGPVPLVSDVAGGLRFFLSHQRLREMFIFPLSRDSYGENVSQLKLISDISPSMKLVVTGMYGEVHSVSPYDWTTTPTGDVLRGTYSVGDLVNSSSGNAILYTPGYYSPASIYRNMVGLKFTHVLTPRTFYEVSLQNNINRYNTFQMTLRDTTKRYEPVPGIWVDEAPWGYWGYGVTGIGDAMIIGGWMNLGRDKSVIQTSSLRFDLTSQVDNRNQVKAGFQVVYNDLNIKSYTENPGMSTWNRTQTYHRFPYRVGAYVQDKLEFQGFIANVGLRLDYANPNGIRYVLDPYDKLYREGYGKTIEKAAPVTDAKAHLYLSPRLGVSHPITENSKLYFNYGHFLQEAASTYRFRLQREANGLVTSIGNPDLEEERTVAYELGYSQNLFDMFLLNIAAYYRDITNQPGWVYYQNVTGAVKYNITENNNYQDVRGFEITLTKRVGGWVSGFVNYTYEVITSGYFGLLRYYQDPNMQRDYLRQNPYQERPHPRPYARANIDFLTPPQFGPEVLGLHPLGLWNLNVLASWRAGAYETYNPHNIPGLVDNVQWKDYYNLDLRLAKTFQFGRYDVQFYVDVTNALNIKRLSYAGFANYYDYLDYLESLHFPWETGAEHGNDRIGEYRKEGVKYEPYDPTDPTKTKEDLDRILKTKAYIDMPNLTYFTFLDPRDVKFGIKVNF from the coding sequence GTGAAAACGCGAGCCCTTCTGTTGCTCGTGGCCGTTGGCATGGGTGCCGGCCTTGCGTACGGAGGCACGACTGGCAAGATCGCCGGACGTGTGGTTGATGCGGAAAGCGGTGCCCCACTTCCTGGAGTAAATGTCATTTTGGCGGGCACGCGCATTGGTGCGGCCACCGATGCCAATGGCTACTACGTAATCTTGAACGTGCCACCCGGCACCTATTCGCTGCAGGCCTCGATGATAGGCTACGCCAAGGTCACGATGACCAACGTGGTCGTCAACGTGGACCTCACCACGACCGTGGACTTTAAGCTCAAGGTGGAAGTGCTGACCATGGAGCAGGTGGTGGTGGAGGCAGAGCGCCCCATCGTGCCCAAAGACGTTTCCGCCAGCCAGGTGAACGTCGAGTCGCGTGTGATCGCCAGCCTGCCTGTCCAGGAACTGGCCCAGGTGGTCGGGTTACAGGCGGGCATTCGTGGCCTGGTCATTCGCGGGGGCGCCGCGCGCCAGGCTGCCGTGCTCATGGACGGCCTGTCGCTCAACGACGAGCGCTCCAACACGCCGTACACCACCGTGCCCTTGTCGGCGGTCAAGGAGGTGCAGATTCAGACCGGCGGGTTCAACGCAGAATACGGCAATTTGCGTTCGGGCATCATCAACGTCATCACCAGGGAAGCGGACCGGCGACGGTACAGCGGCACGATCTCGGCCCTCTACCGTCCTGCGGGGCCGAAGCACTTTGGCCCTTCGATCTATGACCCGAACACCTACTTCACTCGACCCTACCTCGATCCGGCGGTCTGCTGGACCGGCACGGCCAGCGGAGGGTGGGACAGCTACACGCAGCGCCAATACCCGTCGTTCCCCGGGTGGATTGCCGTGGCCGACGCTACCCTGCAGGACAGCGACCCCACTAATGACTTGACCCCAGAGGGAGCACAGCGGCTGTGGAAGTGGCAACATCGTCGCCAGGGCGATATCACCAAGCCCGACTATGTGGTCGATTTCTCCTTCGGCGGGCCGGTGCCCCTGGTGAGCGACGTGGCCGGTGGCTTGCGCTTCTTCCTCTCCCACCAGCGGCTGCGCGAGATGTTCATCTTCCCCTTGTCCCGCGACTCCTATGGGGAGAACGTCAGCCAGCTCAAGCTGATCTCCGACATCAGCCCGTCCATGAAGCTGGTGGTCACGGGAATGTACGGCGAAGTGCATTCGGTCTCGCCCTACGACTGGACTACCACGCCCACGGGCGACGTGCTGCGCGGCACCTATTCGGTGGGCGACCTGGTCAATAGCAGCAGCGGCAACGCCATCCTCTACACGCCCGGCTACTACAGCCCGGCCTCCATCTACCGCAACATGGTGGGCCTCAAGTTCACGCATGTGCTCACCCCGCGCACCTTCTACGAAGTGAGCCTGCAGAACAACATCAACCGCTACAATACCTTCCAGATGACGTTGCGTGACACCACCAAGCGCTATGAGCCGGTGCCCGGCATCTGGGTGGATGAGGCGCCATGGGGCTACTGGGGCTATGGCGTGACCGGCATTGGCGATGCCATGATCATCGGCGGGTGGATGAACCTGGGGCGTGACAAGAGCGTCATCCAGACCTCGTCGCTGCGCTTCGACCTCACCAGCCAGGTGGACAATCGCAACCAGGTGAAAGCAGGCTTCCAGGTGGTGTACAACGACTTGAACATCAAGTCGTACACCGAGAACCCCGGCATGAGCACCTGGAACCGGACGCAGACCTACCATCGCTTCCCGTACCGCGTGGGTGCCTACGTTCAGGACAAGTTAGAGTTCCAGGGCTTCATCGCCAACGTGGGGCTGCGGCTCGACTACGCCAACCCCAACGGCATCCGCTACGTACTGGACCCGTACGACAAGCTCTACCGTGAGGGGTATGGCAAGACCATCGAGAAGGCGGCGCCGGTCACCGACGCCAAGGCGCACCTCTACCTGAGCCCACGCCTGGGCGTGTCCCACCCGATTACCGAGAATTCCAAGCTGTACTTCAACTATGGACACTTCCTGCAAGAGGCGGCTTCCACCTACCGCTTCCGGCTGCAGCGGGAGGCCAATGGCCTGGTGACCTCCATCGGCAACCCGGACCTGGAAGAGGAGCGTACCGTTGCCTATGAGCTGGGCTACTCGCAGAACCTCTTCGACATGTTCCTGCTCAACATTGCGGCCTACTATCGCGACATCACTAACCAGCCGGGATGGGTCTACTACCAGAACGTCACCGGTGCGGTGAAGTACAACATTACCGAGAACAACAACTACCAGGACGTGCGTGGCTTCGAGATCACCCTCACCAAACGCGTCGGCGGTTGGGTGAGCGGCTTTGTCAACTACACGTATGAGGTCATTACCAGCGGTTACTTCGGGCTTTTGCGCTACTATCAAGATCCGAACATGCAGCGCGACTACCTGCGCCAGAACCCGTATCAAGAGCGTCCGCACCCACGACCGTACGCGCGGGCGAACATCGACTTCTTGACCCCGCCGCAATTCGGGCCCGAGGTCCTGGGCCTGCATCCTTTGGGCCTGTGGAATCTGAACGTCTTAGCCAGCTGGCGTGCCGGTGCTTACGAGACCTACAACCCGCACAACATCCCAGGCCTGGTGGACAACGTCCAGTGGAAGGACTACTACAACCTGGACCTGCGCCTTGCCAAGACGTTCCAGTTCGGCCGCTACGATGTGCAGTTCTACGTGGATGTGACCAACGCCCTGAACATCAAGCGGCTGAGCTACGCAGGGTTTGCCAACTATTACGACTATCTGGACTATTTAGAGTCGCTCCACTTCCCGTGGGAGACAGGTGCCGAACATGGCAACGACCGGATCGGCGAGTACCGTAAAGAAGGGGTGAAGTACGAGCCTTATGACCCGACCGATCCCACCAAGACCAAGGAGGACTTGGACAGGATTCTGAAGACCAAGGCCTACATCGACATGCCGAATTTGACGTACTTCACCTTCCTGGATCCCCGTGATGTGAAGTTCGGCATCAAGGTGAACTTCTGA
- a CDS encoding fibronectin: MTRRTGSAALRVGAALLLLALLVAQSSGQVAGTEKRYVRVGSLQSLFSAYGSERAWNNSYYEGMIWPADYRQQDNAVIQRQWIACEDFTDAKGYHWSKYGIYFAASYVDISLFPMVLKQTAKFEAPIVYVDGINITAPYMGDVDEIDPNQIPDRIVTNVVNTSMGLTMTRRIFAFSQQYHDNYFIREYTFTNTGDVDYDDEIELQAPLKGVRISWGVRYSVCREGAYKIGDGQDWGKHTWVTKRGEDYPAHFQERITEQNPIVQWIRCGFAWAGQTTKNAFDNIGGPDIRTNGRLCAPQHAGIAVLHVDKSAKDKSDDPYQPTVLGWHAGDTYPSVGNLQPTDEGNMILLYDMLSGKPYTGLGGNERFDEKYMATNPDPVTVHNDGGGTNIWICYGPFDLEPGESVTIVEAEGVSGLNRQMCELIGKRWKQAYDNPSDKGPFTLPNGTTTDDKDVYKNAWVYTGKDSILLTFGRAKRNYDLGYQIPQPPLPPPVFEVRSGGDRIMLSWAPSPSEGEPGFVGYKIFRAVGKPDTVYQEIASVPKGKTSFDDLTAARGFSYYYYLVAYNDGSNNTTGEANPPGPLYSSRFYTKTTEPAYLRRAAGTSLDQIRVVPNPYNIAARDLQYTGEPDKLMFLDIPPQCTIKIFTERGDLIQTIEHTDGSGDEEWSSVTSSRQVVVSGVYIALFETPDGQRAFRKFVIIR; this comes from the coding sequence ATGACAAGAAGAACAGGAAGCGCTGCACTCCGCGTAGGTGCCGCCCTATTGCTCCTCGCGCTACTGGTTGCTCAGAGTAGCGGGCAGGTAGCCGGAACGGAGAAACGTTATGTTCGGGTCGGTTCGCTGCAGAGCCTCTTTTCTGCCTACGGCTCAGAGCGCGCCTGGAACAACTCCTACTACGAGGGCATGATCTGGCCCGCTGACTACCGGCAGCAGGACAATGCCGTGATCCAGCGGCAGTGGATCGCCTGCGAAGATTTCACCGATGCAAAAGGGTACCATTGGAGCAAGTATGGCATCTACTTCGCCGCCAGTTATGTGGATATCTCCCTCTTCCCCATGGTGCTCAAGCAGACGGCCAAGTTCGAAGCGCCAATCGTCTATGTGGACGGCATCAACATTACTGCGCCATACATGGGCGACGTGGATGAGATCGACCCCAATCAGATCCCGGACCGCATCGTCACCAATGTGGTGAACACGAGCATGGGTCTTACCATGACTCGACGTATCTTCGCTTTTAGCCAGCAGTACCACGACAACTACTTTATCCGGGAGTACACGTTCACCAACACCGGCGATGTCGACTATGACGACGAGATAGAGCTGCAGGCGCCGCTGAAAGGGGTGCGCATCAGCTGGGGCGTGCGCTACAGCGTCTGCCGGGAAGGAGCCTACAAGATTGGTGACGGGCAAGATTGGGGCAAGCACACTTGGGTCACCAAGCGCGGTGAGGACTACCCGGCGCACTTTCAGGAGCGCATCACCGAGCAGAATCCGATTGTGCAGTGGATTCGCTGCGGCTTTGCCTGGGCCGGACAGACGACCAAGAACGCGTTCGACAACATCGGCGGGCCGGACATCCGCACCAATGGCCGCCTGTGCGCGCCCCAGCATGCAGGCATCGCCGTGCTGCACGTGGACAAGAGCGCAAAGGACAAGAGCGACGACCCCTATCAGCCAACGGTGCTGGGCTGGCACGCCGGCGACACCTATCCCAGCGTCGGTAATCTCCAACCCACCGACGAAGGGAATATGATTCTGCTGTACGACATGTTGAGCGGCAAACCGTACACCGGGCTGGGCGGCAACGAACGCTTCGACGAGAAGTACATGGCCACGAACCCCGACCCGGTCACGGTGCACAACGACGGGGGTGGCACCAACATCTGGATCTGCTACGGCCCATTTGACTTGGAGCCTGGCGAGAGCGTCACCATCGTCGAGGCAGAAGGAGTGAGTGGGCTGAACAGGCAGATGTGCGAGCTCATTGGCAAGCGGTGGAAACAGGCCTACGACAATCCCAGCGACAAAGGGCCTTTCACTCTGCCAAACGGCACTACCACGGACGACAAGGACGTCTACAAGAATGCTTGGGTCTACACCGGCAAGGACTCGATCCTGCTGACCTTCGGCCGGGCCAAGCGCAACTATGACTTGGGCTACCAGATTCCGCAACCTCCGTTGCCGCCGCCGGTGTTTGAGGTGCGCTCAGGCGGCGACCGCATCATGCTCTCCTGGGCGCCGAGCCCGTCAGAGGGCGAGCCAGGTTTCGTTGGCTACAAGATTTTCCGCGCCGTGGGCAAGCCGGATACGGTGTATCAAGAGATTGCCTCAGTGCCCAAGGGAAAGACCAGCTTCGATGACCTGACCGCGGCGCGCGGCTTCTCGTACTACTACTACCTGGTCGCCTACAACGATGGCAGTAACAATACTACCGGCGAGGCTAATCCCCCCGGGCCTCTATACAGCAGCCGTTTCTACACCAAGACCACCGAGCCAGCCTACCTGCGCAGGGCAGCCGGCACTTCTCTGGACCAGATCCGGGTGGTGCCGAACCCGTACAACATCGCCGCGCGCGACCTGCAGTACACTGGCGAGCCGGATAAGCTGATGTTCTTGGACATTCCCCCGCAGTGCACCATCAAGATTTTCACGGAGCGGGGTGACCTCATCCAGACCATCGAGCACACCGACGGCAGTGGCGACGAAGAGTGGAGCTCGGTGACCTCGTCGCGGCAGGTGGTGGTGAGCGGCGTCTACATCGCTCTGTTCGAGACGCCAGACGGACAGAGGGCATTCCGCAAGTTTGTGATCATTCGCTAA
- a CDS encoding IPT/TIG domain-containing protein, protein MRRLAYTFVVFAVLVAAGLNCEKEKPIGLYDPSASYNPDPVITSIEPADSALAGLVTITINGQNFSATAQYNLVYFGKTRVPVVEASAERLRVKSPNVVAETIPVKVAVIGALSFSNVVNYKLVRGVFNWGGYGEFDEPYVVECDRDENVYVTLGSRNVEKISPSGEKQVYGTVPFSLPSGIKFGPGGYLYVGRRSTSFYRIPPGGGAAVKWITAPGRIDDFDFAADGTMYAGGKGDFLYNIKQDGSAAAVADYPNTYIRAVRVFANHVYVGGRDDATGRHYVWCNRIQPDGTLAPKEVYFDWGAKIDTTSEVQSITFAADGDLYIGTNAPQAVVVVHPDGSFEPLYPGVLEPASNYLAWGNSNFLYICRRSDDPKKKAVLKVNMLKQGAPYYGRT, encoded by the coding sequence ATGAGGCGACTGGCCTACACCTTCGTGGTGTTTGCGGTCCTTGTGGCAGCGGGGCTCAACTGCGAGAAGGAAAAGCCCATCGGCCTGTACGACCCGTCGGCTTCCTACAACCCGGACCCGGTCATCACCTCCATTGAGCCTGCCGACAGCGCCTTGGCCGGGCTGGTGACGATAACCATCAATGGCCAGAATTTTTCGGCGACCGCGCAGTACAACTTGGTCTACTTCGGGAAGACGCGCGTGCCGGTGGTGGAGGCCTCTGCCGAGCGACTGCGTGTCAAGAGTCCCAACGTGGTAGCCGAGACAATCCCGGTCAAGGTGGCAGTGATAGGGGCGCTGTCCTTCAGCAACGTGGTCAACTACAAGCTGGTGCGGGGTGTCTTCAATTGGGGCGGCTATGGCGAGTTCGATGAGCCGTACGTCGTGGAGTGTGACCGCGATGAGAACGTCTATGTCACTCTGGGCAGCAGGAATGTGGAGAAGATCTCCCCTTCAGGCGAGAAGCAGGTGTACGGCACCGTGCCGTTCTCGCTGCCCAGCGGCATAAAGTTTGGGCCAGGGGGCTACCTCTACGTGGGCAGGAGGTCGACCAGCTTCTATCGCATCCCGCCCGGTGGCGGCGCGGCAGTGAAGTGGATTACCGCGCCCGGCCGCATCGACGACTTTGATTTCGCCGCCGACGGCACGATGTACGCTGGCGGCAAGGGCGACTTTCTCTACAACATCAAACAGGACGGGAGCGCCGCGGCGGTGGCCGACTACCCGAACACCTACATTCGCGCGGTGCGTGTGTTTGCGAACCATGTCTATGTCGGCGGCAGGGACGATGCCACCGGCCGCCACTACGTGTGGTGCAATAGAATTCAGCCGGACGGTACCCTCGCCCCAAAGGAGGTCTATTTCGACTGGGGCGCAAAGATCGACACAACCTCCGAGGTGCAGTCCATCACCTTCGCGGCGGATGGGGACCTGTACATCGGCACCAATGCCCCGCAGGCCGTGGTGGTGGTCCACCCCGATGGCTCGTTTGAACCGCTCTACCCCGGAGTGCTGGAACCGGCCAGCAACTATCTGGCCTGGGGCAACAGCAACTTTCTCTACATCTGTCGGCGCAGTGACGATCCCAAGAAGAAGGCGGTGCTGAAGGTAAATATGCTCAAGCAAGGCGCGCCCTACTACGGGCGCACGTGA
- a CDS encoding T9SS type A sorting domain-containing protein → MKKVLLTVAAMALMASLAAAQWVFDGDFAHKAQPHGIVITPDGTVWIGCYAYTDTLVLPTGTLRPIKPIWIFDKQGNVVDQVIFVTTAGNPDTLVNGCRGMALDHNGNVLYSAYDDVWRINYQTKETMNYASPKPGASLTEAAEDANGYIYITTVLSGNPGYIYDSDFELYSYFADTVKTIQRSVLTSEDGKDVYVGAIYAAPYQGVRHYYSPDGPDGTYTLVDTLGTIYSDATVVRAMWAQCLDWDPWGMMWVGTYWDNAATDFKSWYQLDPNAGFAVVDSLCEPAGNPSSDPNPPVGGKIFSPRGVAFYEEGGVWYALANDFDGNVTKRFKNPNPYTGIVEVHNGSVVRDYGLMQNYPNPFNPVTTIPFTLAKAGFVELKVYDMNGREIKTLLSQKMNEGEHKVTFDASGLPTGHYFYRLVVDGKIMTKSMTLVK, encoded by the coding sequence ATGAAGAAGGTACTGTTGACAGTAGCGGCTATGGCTCTCATGGCCTCACTGGCTGCGGCCCAGTGGGTGTTTGACGGTGACTTTGCTCACAAGGCTCAGCCGCACGGCATTGTCATCACTCCCGACGGCACAGTGTGGATCGGTTGCTATGCTTACACCGACACTTTGGTCCTGCCGACCGGAACCCTGAGGCCCATAAAGCCCATCTGGATCTTCGACAAGCAGGGCAATGTGGTCGACCAGGTAATCTTCGTCACCACCGCTGGCAACCCGGACACGTTGGTCAACGGGTGCCGTGGCATGGCACTGGACCACAACGGCAACGTGCTGTACAGCGCATACGATGACGTCTGGCGGATCAACTACCAGACCAAGGAGACGATGAACTACGCCTCCCCGAAGCCAGGCGCCTCGTTGACGGAAGCCGCCGAGGATGCTAACGGGTACATCTACATCACCACCGTGTTGAGCGGAAACCCGGGCTACATTTACGACAGCGATTTTGAGCTCTACAGCTACTTCGCCGACACGGTCAAGACTATCCAGCGGAGTGTGCTGACCAGTGAGGACGGCAAGGACGTCTACGTGGGCGCTATCTACGCGGCACCGTACCAGGGCGTTCGCCACTACTATAGCCCGGATGGCCCGGATGGCACATACACCCTCGTCGACACCCTTGGCACCATCTACAGCGACGCGACCGTGGTGCGAGCCATGTGGGCGCAGTGCCTCGACTGGGACCCCTGGGGCATGATGTGGGTCGGCACCTACTGGGACAATGCTGCCACCGACTTCAAGAGCTGGTACCAGCTGGATCCCAACGCGGGCTTCGCGGTAGTAGACAGCCTGTGCGAACCTGCTGGCAATCCGAGCAGCGACCCCAACCCGCCGGTGGGCGGCAAGATTTTCTCGCCGCGTGGCGTTGCCTTCTACGAGGAGGGCGGTGTGTGGTACGCGCTGGCCAACGACTTTGACGGTAACGTTACCAAGCGCTTCAAGAACCCCAACCCCTACACCGGCATTGTCGAGGTGCACAACGGCAGCGTGGTCCGGGACTATGGCCTGATGCAGAACTACCCGAACCCCTTCAACCCGGTGACGACCATACCCTTCACATTGGCCAAGGCCGGTTTTGTCGAGCTCAAGGTCTACGACATGAACGGGCGTGAGATCAAGACCTTGCTCAGCCAGAAGATGAACGAAGGCGAGCACAAGGTCACCTTCGACGCCTCTGGCCTGCCCACTGGCCACTACTTCTACCGGCTGGTGGTGGACGGCAAGATCATGACCAAGTCGATGACCTTGGTGAAGTAG